In Senegalia massiliensis, a single genomic region encodes these proteins:
- a CDS encoding helix-turn-helix domain-containing protein, giving the protein MKEINIAKTLVFKRKEKGITQEELAKYIGVSKAAISK; this is encoded by the coding sequence ATGAAAGAAATAAATATTGCAAAAACGCTAGTATTTAAGAGAAAAGAAAAAGGCATTACTCAAGAGGAATTAGCAAAATATATCGGTGTTTCAAAGGCCGCTATTTCTAAATGA
- a CDS encoding ABC transporter permease produces MNKIIICVPIEIKKFLSSKTLLITMIGLMILPFVGGFFMIILKDPIVAQKMGIISTKAQILGSNADWPSYFSLLTQGISLGGLVVFGFVTSWVFGREYSDRTIKDLLALPISRNVIVISKFIVIFLWCMVLSRFVFLMGIFVGKIIRLPGWSLEVLFSSSIIFSICSLLTILLSTPVAFFASFGRGYLSPLGFMILTLILSQIVAAMGFGEFFPWSIPALASGIAGKGSAVLTNTSIVIVFLTYLIGLISTMFWWRYADQD; encoded by the coding sequence ATGAATAAGATAATAATATGTGTTCCTATAGAAATTAAAAAATTTCTAAGTTCTAAAACACTTTTAATAACAATGATTGGACTTATGATACTACCATTTGTAGGTGGATTTTTTATGATTATATTAAAAGATCCAATAGTAGCACAAAAGATGGGTATTATTTCTACAAAAGCTCAAATCTTAGGATCTAATGCAGATTGGCCTTCTTATTTTAGTTTGCTTACACAAGGTATTTCACTTGGAGGACTAGTTGTTTTTGGATTTGTTACTAGTTGGGTTTTTGGAAGAGAATACTCAGACAGAACAATTAAAGATTTACTTGCACTACCTATATCTAGAAATGTTATTGTAATCTCTAAATTCATTGTAATTTTTCTATGGTGTATGGTTCTTTCAAGATTTGTATTTTTAATGGGTATATTTGTTGGTAAAATTATTCGTCTACCTGGCTGGTCTTTAGAAGTTTTATTTTCAAGTAGTATTATATTTTCAATATGTTCATTACTTACGATTTTATTGTCTACACCAGTTGCATTTTTTGCGAGTTTTGGTCGTGGATATTTGTCACCGTTAGGATTTATGATACTCACCCTCATACTTTCACAAATAGTTGCTGCTATGGGATTTGGTGAATTCTTTCCTTGGTCTATACCTGCCCTTGCAAGTGGTATTGCAGGTAAAGGGAGTGCAGTTCTAACAAATACTAGTATAGTTATTGTTTTTTTAACATATTTAATTGGATTGATAAGTACTATGTTCTGGTGGAGATATGCTGATCAGGATTAG
- a CDS encoding ATP-binding cassette domain-containing protein, whose protein sequence is MNKIINTINLTKTYGKTKAVNNVNLSVKEGEIFGFIGLNGAGKTTAIRMLLGMISPTSGECYLQGKKVNAGNTDAWSDVGYIVETPYSYPELTVRENLEIVRKFKSG, encoded by the coding sequence ATGAATAAAATTATTAATACTATCAATTTAACAAAGACTTACGGAAAAACAAAGGCTGTCAATAATGTTAATTTATCAGTTAAAGAAGGAGAAATATTTGGTTTTATAGGATTAAATGGAGCAGGTAAGACTACTGCAATACGTATGTTACTGGGGATGATTTCTCCTACTTCTGGAGAGTGTTATCTACAAGGCAAAAAAGTAAATGCAGGGAATACAGATGCTTGGAGTGATGTAGGATATATTGTAGAAACACCATATTCATATCCTGAGTTAACTGTTAGAGAAAACCTAGAAATTGTTCGTAAGTTTAAGAGCGGTTAA
- a CDS encoding ABC transporter ATP-binding protein, with amino-acid sequence MFVSLRAVKDKDSVNWVIKKLKLEKYESKKVKHLSLGNAQRLGIAKAIIHKPKILLLDEPTNGLDPAGIVEVLNLLMDLAKNSGVTILVSSHKLNEISRIATNIAIIHDGELIKKIDRKQLEHELKKYLLIDGKDKNTIKSVLYKFGYKANIVSNGNSSVLQIHNEDAVKNPEKIVTLLVNNGYRPKMLKIKKEDLEEYFLRSIEEFGGGLK; translated from the coding sequence TTGTTCGTAAGTTTAAGAGCGGTTAAGGATAAAGATTCCGTTAATTGGGTTATAAAGAAGTTAAAATTAGAAAAATATGAATCAAAGAAAGTTAAACATCTTTCTTTGGGAAATGCACAACGACTTGGTATAGCAAAAGCAATTATTCATAAACCTAAAATTTTACTCCTTGATGAACCTACAAATGGCTTAGATCCTGCTGGTATTGTTGAAGTACTCAATCTATTAATGGATTTAGCAAAAAACTCAGGTGTAACTATATTAGTTTCTAGTCATAAATTAAATGAAATTTCAAGAATTGCCACAAATATAGCTATAATTCATGATGGTGAATTAATTAAAAAGATAGATAGAAAACAACTTGAACATGAATTAAAGAAATATTTACTAATAGATGGAAAAGATAAAAATACTATAAAATCAGTTCTTTATAAATTTGGATATAAGGCAAATATTGTATCAAATGGAAATTCATCTGTTTTGCAAATCCACAATGAAGATGCTGTAAAGAATCCGGAGAAGATAGTTACATTACTTGTAAATAATGGATACCGTCCTAAAATGTTAAAAATTAAAAAGGAAGATTTAGAAGAGTATTTTTTAAGATCTATTGAAGAATTTGGAGGGGGTTTAAAATGA
- a CDS encoding DUF6608 family protein codes for MQANKFKGKFENLYSKILSNKLITICILFTIFTLLDTIPILLGLWPAKTGIGPYAHLLARFVLHSILISGLFFFDILRKTIKSKLIIYAITFIITWALLLIYLWINGIFIELHPDAFKDLSRSYAFMYGLLGAVIFIGGRTKRLVKNKN; via the coding sequence ATGCAAGCTAATAAATTTAAAGGGAAATTTGAAAATCTGTATTCAAAAATTTTAAGTAATAAGCTAATAACAATATGTATTCTATTTACTATTTTCACTTTACTAGATACTATACCAATATTATTAGGTTTATGGCCAGCTAAAACAGGTATAGGACCATATGCACACCTACTAGCTAGATTTGTATTACATTCAATACTTATAAGCGGATTATTTTTCTTTGATATTTTAAGAAAAACTATAAAATCCAAATTAATAATATATGCTATAACTTTTATTATAACATGGGCTCTTCTTTTGATTTATCTTTGGATTAATGGAATATTTATAGAATTACATCCTGATGCATTTAAAGATTTATCAAGGAGTTATGCATTTATGTATGGTCTTTTAGGAGCAGTAATTTTTATTGGTGGTAGAACAAAGAGACTAGTTAAAAATAAGAATTAG
- a CDS encoding radical SAM/SPASM domain-containing protein — translation MKLIKHMIFVDIHDNKKLLINSLTGTMDEIDEPIYKTLSRWQDCEEIVTENDLEDELLSNLQSRGYLVNNYEEEVAKKNEILKVLRNQHVQRQKDQRTAVFVMTYDCNFRCPYCFEGDAYLKKQVITPTQIDAALKLAGEGVQTICLFGGEPLLPKTRPALEHLFNKAPDKIYQIFTNGYYLTEFLDLLLSINISQVLITLDGSEESHNSRRILANGKPTFKKIMDGVEKCLESGMNIRIRMNLEKSNYKEGINLRENLLEKFSEYKDNLSFELTTLVGDSYNERIDIMTEIYLSDINYSFEDRERRNNFITKKNSILDHLVYGRGINPLYSYCYAHVDGMAFDPYGDIYPCLGCVGNERFSIGKYYPLIEFKENSIRNRNIEKIPECRDCTYSLLCGGGCPLKLDGNGDFFKPVCYSVKTLLHKELPLFYREREEAMKKNEEIVNSDDGYNENSYRREAY, via the coding sequence ATGAAATTAATTAAACACATGATATTTGTAGACATACACGATAACAAAAAACTGCTGATAAACTCTTTAACAGGCACTATGGATGAAATTGATGAGCCTATTTACAAAACCCTGTCCAGATGGCAGGATTGTGAAGAGATTGTAACAGAAAATGATTTGGAGGATGAGTTATTGAGTAATCTTCAATCTAGGGGATATCTGGTAAATAACTACGAAGAGGAAGTAGCTAAAAAGAATGAAATTTTAAAGGTATTGCGTAACCAGCACGTTCAAAGGCAAAAAGACCAAAGAACTGCCGTCTTTGTTATGACTTATGACTGCAACTTCAGATGTCCTTATTGCTTTGAGGGGGATGCCTATCTTAAAAAACAGGTTATAACTCCGACACAAATTGATGCTGCCTTAAAGCTCGCAGGTGAGGGCGTGCAGACAATATGTCTTTTTGGAGGAGAGCCGTTGCTTCCAAAAACTAGACCCGCTTTGGAACATCTTTTTAATAAAGCTCCCGATAAAATATATCAAATTTTTACCAATGGGTATTATCTGACAGAATTCCTTGATTTGCTTTTGTCTATAAATATTTCTCAAGTTTTAATAACTTTAGATGGAAGTGAAGAGTCTCACAATAGTAGGAGGATATTAGCTAATGGAAAGCCTACATTCAAAAAAATTATGGATGGTGTGGAGAAATGTCTAGAAAGCGGGATGAATATTCGAATTAGAATGAACCTTGAGAAAAGCAATTACAAGGAAGGAATTAATTTAAGAGAAAATCTGCTTGAAAAATTTTCGGAATATAAGGACAACTTATCATTTGAATTAACCACACTAGTTGGAGACTCTTATAATGAACGAATTGATATAATGACTGAAATATATCTTTCAGATATAAATTACTCATTCGAGGATAGGGAAAGAAGAAACAATTTTATAACTAAAAAGAATTCAATACTAGATCACTTAGTGTATGGTAGAGGCATAAATCCTTTGTACTCTTATTGCTACGCCCACGTAGATGGGATGGCATTTGACCCCTATGGAGATATTTATCCATGTTTGGGTTGTGTTGGCAATGAACGCTTTTCTATAGGAAAGTATTATCCTTTAATTGAGTTCAAAGAAAATTCAATACGTAACCGTAACATAGAAAAAATTCCTGAATGCAGGGATTGTACATATTCTCTTCTTTGTGGAGGAGGATGTCCTTTGAAGTTAGATGGAAACGGTGATTTTTTCAAGCCTGTGTGCTATTCCGTCAAAACTCTTTTGCATAAGGAACTTCCTTTATTTTATAGAGAAAGGGAAGAAGCTATGAAAAAAAATGAGGAAATAGTAAATAGTGATGATGGATATAACGAGAACTCGTATCGGAGAGAAGCTTACTAA
- a CDS encoding AraC family transcriptional regulator codes for MDYQQTVLSAIDYIENNMFEENVYHHLFDHIFLSKYHFHRIFYTMTNETIADYIRKRKFTIIAKKLKFTNEKIIDIAFACGYNSHESFTRAFKKYFSISPSEFRKNPNENKLLVMDCIDKRKLSNIYFQSNYVPYFESIDQLTLTGIRGTVDLMTVNVQSYWSQLLEYFSDNCIQPNGDYLYMIWESVGCDPRKIDFSEQQNVFIGGVFYDAKKKMDQSLISNQAYACFRLTQTFEYLHDLYSYIYFSWFKKSDMILDDNYIIERYSKDFSFEQKTGFMEILVPIKKQQMSRK; via the coding sequence ATGGATTATCAGCAAACAGTACTTTCCGCAATAGATTATATTGAGAATAATATGTTCGAAGAAAATGTATATCATCATTTATTTGACCATATTTTTCTTTCAAAGTACCATTTTCATAGAATCTTTTATACGATGACAAATGAAACAATTGCAGACTATATTAGAAAGAGAAAGTTTACAATTATTGCTAAAAAACTAAAATTTACGAATGAAAAAATAATCGATATAGCATTTGCGTGTGGCTATAATTCACATGAGTCTTTTACAAGAGCTTTCAAGAAATATTTTAGTATATCACCAAGTGAATTTAGAAAGAATCCAAATGAAAATAAGTTGTTAGTCATGGATTGTATTGATAAAAGAAAGCTTTCCAATATTTATTTTCAATCAAATTATGTGCCGTATTTCGAGTCTATTGATCAACTAACCCTTACTGGTATTAGAGGAACAGTTGATTTAATGACAGTGAATGTTCAAAGCTATTGGAGCCAATTGCTTGAATATTTTTCTGATAACTGTATACAGCCAAATGGAGATTACTTATATATGATTTGGGAAAGTGTTGGTTGTGATCCAAGGAAGATAGATTTCAGTGAGCAGCAAAATGTTTTTATAGGTGGTGTGTTTTATGATGCCAAGAAAAAGATGGATCAATCATTGATTAGTAATCAAGCATATGCATGTTTTAGATTAACCCAAACCTTTGAGTATTTACATGACTTATACAGCTATATTTATTTTTCATGGTTTAAGAAATCTGATATGATTTTAGATGATAACTATATCATTGAGCGTTACAGCAAAGATTTTTCTTTTGAGCAGAAAACTGGTTTCATGGAAATCCTGGTTCCTATAAAAAAGCAACAGATGTCAAGAAAATAA
- a CDS encoding TetR/AcrR family transcriptional regulator, with the protein MATAFDDNEKELIRKELKKAAVECLVKYGVKKTTVDEIVQMVGISKGSFYNFYPAKEVLFFMVLEEYQKSIISKLINRLKELDNIGVDEFTDLIYGVYQEVRKSFIMNIIRNQEFEYFIKKLPKELIINHHSLDDTFTRELFSYIKIRDDINIDIVAASLRAIFMSMIYVEEIGEYVEEIGEKEFDEVLMILIRGVAKQLIEEDYNNE; encoded by the coding sequence ATGGCAACTGCATTTGATGATAATGAAAAGGAATTAATAAGAAAAGAATTAAAAAAAGCAGCAGTAGAATGTCTGGTAAAATACGGAGTAAAAAAGACTACTGTTGACGAAATTGTTCAGATGGTAGGCATATCGAAAGGATCTTTCTATAATTTTTATCCTGCAAAAGAAGTTTTGTTTTTTATGGTATTAGAAGAATACCAAAAGTCTATTATAAGTAAATTAATTAATAGATTAAAAGAATTGGATAATATAGGAGTTGATGAATTTACGGATTTAATTTATGGAGTTTATCAGGAGGTTAGAAAGTCATTTATTATGAATATAATTCGAAATCAAGAGTTTGAATACTTTATTAAAAAATTACCTAAAGAACTTATCATTAATCATCATTCACTAGATGATACATTTACAAGAGAATTGTTTTCTTATATAAAGATTAGAGATGATATAAATATAGATATTGTAGCAGCTTCATTAAGAGCAATTTTTATGAGTATGATATATGTTGAAGAAATTGGAGAATATGTTGAAGAAATTGGAGAAAAGGAATTTGATGAAGTATTAATGATTTTGATTAGGGGGGTTGCAAAGCAATTAATTGAGGAGGATTATAATAATGAATAA
- a CDS encoding relaxase/mobilization nuclease domain-containing protein, which translates to MDYVCDKDKTDENILISTFAYSHETVSIEFNLIRKNWNSTSENLAKHLIQSFDPGDTLTPKLTHEIGIKLAEEAIK; encoded by the coding sequence ATTGACTATGTATGCGATAAAGATAAAACTGATGAAAATATTCTGATATCTACTTTTGCTTACAGTCATGAAACTGTATCTATAGAATTTAATTTAATTAGGAAAAATTGGAATAGCACTTCTGAAAATTTAGCAAAACATTTAATCCAATCATTTGATCCTGGAGATACTCTTACACCTAAATTAACTCATGAAATAGGGATAAAATTAGCAGAAGAAGCAATTAAGTGA
- a CDS encoding C45 family autoproteolytic acyltransferase/hydolase, translating into MYKPRFKGTHYEMGNHYGKLLKKHQVDLSPLLNFNTERIDMGKKSLKICEIIYPEIIDEIRGMAEGLSVDYLKLGTFLITAGAYSFDVGCTTFAYIEDDEVYFVRNHDMFVQLRKTTESAFYKPNKGNVFLGHGDSLIGKEDGINEHGLAVGMTFVAPRTIQPGLNFLMIVRMLLEKCKDVDEAIKLLENIPSMTSQCFILADSLGHLAVVEMCPDHMAVRYPKSDERFIVATNHFIKKEMKKFDCKPEENWYSTLDRYDTVTKNLQSGRDYSRELGIEIASGKRGFLCQYDKKLSFDTLWSVSYHLNTLSIKRAEGNPRRAKYKFDYRLEKLKNELL; encoded by the coding sequence ATGTATAAACCAAGATTTAAAGGGACGCACTATGAAATGGGAAATCACTATGGAAAACTATTAAAAAAACACCAAGTTGATTTGTCACCATTGCTGAATTTCAACACTGAAAGAATTGATATGGGAAAGAAATCTTTAAAAATATGTGAAATCATATATCCTGAGATTATTGATGAAATCCGGGGGATGGCAGAGGGGCTATCTGTTGACTATTTAAAATTGGGAACGTTTTTAATAACAGCAGGAGCCTATTCATTTGATGTGGGCTGCACAACTTTTGCATATATTGAAGATGACGAAGTTTATTTTGTTAGAAATCATGACATGTTTGTTCAACTTAGAAAGACCACAGAAAGCGCCTTTTATAAACCTAATAAAGGGAATGTTTTTTTAGGTCATGGAGATAGCTTGATAGGAAAAGAAGATGGAATAAATGAACATGGTTTAGCGGTAGGAATGACTTTTGTAGCACCTAGAACAATACAGCCAGGTTTGAATTTTTTGATGATTGTGAGAATGTTATTGGAAAAATGTAAAGATGTTGATGAAGCGATTAAACTGCTTGAGAACATACCATCAATGACCTCACAGTGTTTTATATTGGCAGATTCATTAGGACACTTAGCAGTTGTAGAAATGTGTCCAGATCATATGGCAGTCAGGTATCCTAAATCCGATGAAAGATTTATTGTTGCTACGAATCATTTTATTAAAAAAGAAATGAAAAAATTTGATTGTAAGCCAGAAGAGAACTGGTATTCAACATTAGACCGTTATGATACTGTCACTAAAAATCTGCAAAGTGGAAGAGACTATTCAAGAGAATTAGGTATAGAAATTGCATCTGGGAAAAGAGGATTTTTATGTCAATATGATAAAAAGCTTTCTTTTGACACTTTATGGTCTGTGAGTTATCATTTGAACACTCTTTCTATAAAAAGAGCAGAAGGGAATCCTAGACGAGCGAAGTATAAATTTGACTATCGCCTGGAAAAATTGAAGAATGAATTACTATAA
- a CDS encoding GNAT family N-acetyltransferase — translation MGISDNKKRVLSLDKKRFKTYLGYIKGIFSYHIFKKEFNEPLYYKNNVAYIDFITTLVEARGNNVARTLLKILLEDKRYSEFILEVGDTNNIALNLYTKMGFEEFDRKTEKYPKQTGFNERIFMKFKY, via the coding sequence ATGGGAATTTCAGATAATAAGAAGAGAGTATTATCTTTAGACAAAAAAAGATTTAAAACATATTTAGGATATATAAAAGGAATTTTTTCATACCATATATTTAAAAAAGAATTTAATGAACCATTATATTATAAAAATAATGTTGCTTATATAGACTTCATAACCACCTTAGTAGAGGCAAGAGGTAATAATGTTGCAAGAACACTTTTAAAAATCTTGTTAGAAGATAAAAGGTATTCAGAATTTATTTTAGAGGTAGGAGATACTAATAATATAGCTTTAAATTTATATACAAAGATGGGATTCGAAGAGTTTGACAGAAAAACAGAAAAATACCCTAAACAGACAGGATTTAATGAACGTATATTTATGAAATTTAAATATTAA
- a CDS encoding DUF3037 domain-containing protein, with product MEERKAVWYSIIRYSPDNLSGEVINVGILLHNFENQSSIKFSILEENSSKIRSIIEKQSGINLYKSYKDILEYYLSKSKETVDGSVGEISIGSYYSENFLNNLYEYFKNKKLTITKPNFAFTSNVEILFKGLFEQYVGSKYLDKTPKTLTAKKFVKEYFQTKKLLDRKVKSDIELNPLNNLNEFKIKIDFTFKNGVWNYMQAVPNLYSSKDNSDWLAKTEYFINNLNETDFKVHLLYKASDFTDNKSIYKFFNYLTSKNMNIAEINVDEKDKINKLCDYIEEEAEDLEGYKVS from the coding sequence ATGGAAGAAAGAAAAGCAGTATGGTACAGCATAATCAGATATTCTCCAGATAATCTTAGTGGTGAAGTTATTAATGTCGGTATTTTACTGCATAATTTTGAAAATCAATCAAGTATAAAATTTTCTATTTTAGAAGAGAATTCATCTAAGATTAGATCGATTATTGAAAAACAAAGTGGTATTAACCTGTATAAATCATATAAGGATATTTTAGAATATTATTTATCAAAAAGTAAAGAAACAGTTGATGGTAGTGTTGGAGAAATATCAATTGGTTCATATTATAGTGAAAATTTCTTGAATAACTTATATGAATATTTTAAAAACAAAAAACTTACAATAACAAAACCTAACTTTGCATTCACTTCAAATGTTGAGATATTATTTAAAGGTCTTTTTGAACAATACGTTGGTTCGAAATATCTTGATAAAACTCCTAAAACATTAACTGCAAAGAAATTTGTAAAAGAATATTTTCAAACTAAAAAATTACTTGATAGGAAAGTAAAATCTGATATAGAACTTAATCCATTAAATAACTTAAATGAATTCAAAATTAAAATTGATTTTACATTTAAAAATGGTGTATGGAATTACATGCAAGCTGTACCTAATTTATATAGTTCAAAAGATAATTCCGATTGGCTTGCTAAAACAGAGTATTTTATTAATAATTTAAATGAAACAGATTTTAAAGTACATTTATTATATAAAGCATCTGATTTTACTGATAATAAAAGTATTTATAAATTTTTCAATTATCTTACATCAAAAAATATGAATATTGCAGAAATAAATGTTGATGAAAAAGATAAAATTAATAAATTATGTGACTATATTGAAGAAGAAGCAGAAGATCTTGAAGGTTATAAAGTTAGTTAA
- a CDS encoding PadR family transcriptional regulator: MDKIILGILMLKRITIYEIRNIIKLNFKSMCSDSMGSIQASIKKLLAKEMIIYNEFVDNGINKKVYSITPCGRSFFLEWLNTPMDITKTKNMELSKLLFMGFIPKNDRINIISKVIDNTKKELEYLQSILSSLENSEYNKSRYLEDLQKDFEYMEGIIDATGNEDIEKNIIDINKFENLTLQLGMDTTEFYLEWFIKLKNSIESDV, translated from the coding sequence ATGGATAAAATTATACTTGGAATACTTATGTTAAAGCGTATTACAATTTATGAAATACGGAATATAATTAAATTGAATTTTAAATCAATGTGTAGTGATAGTATGGGTAGCATTCAGGCTTCTATTAAAAAACTATTAGCAAAAGAAATGATCATTTACAATGAATTCGTAGACAATGGTATAAATAAAAAGGTATATTCAATTACGCCTTGTGGAAGATCGTTCTTTTTAGAATGGCTTAATACTCCTATGGATATCACAAAAACAAAAAATATGGAATTATCAAAATTATTATTTATGGGCTTTATTCCAAAAAACGATCGCATTAATATTATTAGTAAAGTTATTGATAATACAAAAAAAGAGCTAGAATACTTGCAATCTATACTAAGTTCACTAGAAAATAGTGAGTATAATAAAAGTAGATATTTGGAAGATTTACAGAAAGATTTTGAATATATGGAGGGAATTATAGATGCTACTGGAAATGAAGATATAGAGAAGAATATTATCGATATAAATAAGTTTGAAAATTTGACATTGCAGCTTGGAATGGATACTACTGAATTTTACTTGGAATGGTTTATTAAATTAAAAAATTCAATAGAAAGTGATGTATAG
- a CDS encoding HipA family kinase encodes MTKEIYVDAFLEYLGQGMSNPVLVMGSDFNRYILKNEEVDIDGNKQNFNCMFLNELLACKIGEYLNVPIPEPAIARIDRRLIDNSPVMRFTYRFKEGCYFASEELSEVENNLMENMSELMEMRKPYIVRSWNVFFDNIINKKDIAKILAFDILIGNFDRYTNEGNILISLSDKGRRIYAIDHGHAFWGPTWNQGKINHLNNDKLDQDYIIYFLNSILKINQGSLNGLGTIFRALESHVDLSNVNQHDFIEIVHNIESIDEEFLDDCFKEVPDSWFINKPTQIALYKKFILNQKNMIRHIIQELAKRGAFTNFRGGALEWKKEKQYGTA; translated from the coding sequence TTGACAAAGGAGATATATGTAGATGCATTTTTAGAATACTTAGGACAAGGAATGTCAAATCCAGTATTAGTAATGGGTAGCGATTTTAATAGATATATCCTTAAAAATGAAGAAGTTGATATAGATGGAAATAAGCAAAATTTTAATTGCATGTTTTTAAATGAATTACTTGCATGTAAAATTGGAGAATACTTAAATGTACCAATACCAGAGCCCGCAATAGCAAGGATTGATAGAAGATTGATAGATAATTCTCCTGTAATGAGATTTACTTATAGATTTAAAGAAGGATGTTATTTTGCTTCTGAAGAACTATCAGAAGTGGAGAATAATTTAATGGAAAATATGAGTGAATTAATGGAAATGAGGAAACCATATATAGTGAGAAGTTGGAATGTCTTTTTTGATAATATTATTAATAAAAAAGACATAGCAAAAATATTAGCTTTCGACATACTTATTGGAAATTTTGATAGATACACAAATGAAGGAAATATATTAATTAGTTTATCAGATAAAGGAAGAAGAATATATGCTATTGATCATGGGCATGCTTTTTGGGGACCAACATGGAATCAAGGAAAAATAAACCATTTAAATAATGATAAGTTGGATCAAGATTATATTATATATTTTTTAAATTCTATACTTAAAATAAATCAAGGATCATTAAATGGATTGGGAACTATTTTTAGAGCTTTAGAATCTCATGTTGATTTAAGCAATGTCAATCAACATGATTTTATAGAAATTGTGCATAATATTGAAAGTATTGATGAAGAATTCTTAGATGATTGCTTCAAAGAAGTACCTGATAGCTGGTTCATAAATAAACCTACACAAATAGCATTATATAAGAAATTTATATTAAATCAAAAAAATATGATAAGACATATAATACAAGAGTTAGCTAAGAGAGGCGCTTTTACAAATTTTAGAGGAGGGGCATTAGAATGGAAGAAAGAAAAGCAGTATGGTACAGCATAA